In Tachysurus fulvidraco isolate hzauxx_2018 chromosome 9, HZAU_PFXX_2.0, whole genome shotgun sequence, the sequence gcctcggggtttccccgaggtactccggtttcctcccgcggtccaaagacatgcatggtaggttgattggcatctctggaaaattgtccgtagtgtgtgtgagtgaatgaaagtgtgtgtgtgccctgcgctgggttggcactccgtccagggtgtatcctgcctcgatgcccgatgacgcctgagataggcacaggctccccgtgacccgaggtagttcggataagtggtagaaaatgaatgaatgaatattttcttCCCAAGTCAATTTAAAAATTACTATCAAATTTcctttgtttacttttgtaaTAGTCCTGAATATCACTGTATTGTCATATTTGCTGTAAACGTAATGACCAGACAAACACTGTTGATCGGTCTGTTTTGTgccacacacactatcacattaCACCATAATTCCTAAAGCATCTCATGGGGTCTAGTTTCAGACCCTGCTTAAATACATGGAGCGAGAAGCTGCAGTAGATGTGAGATATTACAGGATATAAACAGCAACCTATTACGCACGAGTACTGCAGTGACCCTTattatagttttgtttttgtaccaGATGTTCTGTGTTATTGTGGTGTATCTCCAACTCGTGATGTTGAGACTTTATCTGATGTTGTACATGAAACATACAGAATCGcgtctctgcatttaaccctgTGCTCTAACGACAAGCACTTAAGCTACTCACGTTACTTCCTGTTTTAAGTTTTGTAGTGGGGTAAGAAGGGTTGTTGTTGTGGTCAGTGGATGAATCGGAGCACCTTATAGATATCTAGATCAAATATGACTCCATGAGGAGCTCAACCCCACttaacacctttgggatgaactggaactgatCCCCAGACCTCCTCGGTGTCTGGTCTCACTAATGCCCTTGTAGTAGAATGAACATAAATCCCACAATTAACTCCGACATCTAGTAGAAAGACTTCACAGAAAATTGCAGCACATTTATAAGATGAaaaattcactcacacactctggacaattttccagagatgccaatcaacctaccatgcatgtctttggaccgggggaggaaaccggagtacccggaggaaacccccgaggcacggggagaacatgcaaactccacacacacaaggcgggaaggaggtgggaatcgaacccccaaccctggaggtgtgaggcgaacgtgctaaccactgagccaccgtgcccccaaatCTAAATGATCTGTGAGAAAAATTAAAGGTGTTTGGGGGTGAAGATGGTGTATGGAACTGCGACGTGAGCGACAACGACCAATGTCAAAGTTGAGAAAGGTTTAAACTTCTAAAATAAAggagtgacatacggctaagtacggtgacccatacttagaatttgttctctgcgtttaacccatccaaagtgcacacactcaaGGTTCggtgcctttctcaagggcacctcagtcgtggccggcccgggacttgaacccacaaccttagggttacgagtcagactcacCCAGATAAACATGTAAACGGTGTCTACTATTTTGCAATCCCAAAGGCACGAAAACTAACCTGCCGTTACGAGTCCCACCTCCAATCAATCCCTTAATCAGACCTGAATGTTGACGTCATCGGTACAAACCGATCCTTCGTCCCGCCCGGTTCAGTTTCCTGTTTCGAACATTGGAGGACAGTAAGAGTAAATGGTAGAAACCAAACCTCTTAGGCACAATCCTGTAGAAAAGCTCTCCGTCTCGATGTGGGATCCGATTTCTCTCGGCTGCCCGGTCTGCTGCAGAGGTGTGGTTTTAAGCCAGTCTCTTCTGAGGTCGATCCATAAACCTCAAAAGTGTGAGCTCGGGGAAAATCGATCCGCTTCTATTAATCACACTTTGGCATCTGTCGGGTGGATGTAGCAGCGCTTCGCCTCGATGTCATTACGAGAGCTCATCTCACAGGAAGAGCTATCGTTATCAGAttaagaggaagagagacagagagagagagaaagagagaccaGCAGGAACATTTCAACCTCTGCTTTTCCTTCTTGGTCAATGTCGTCACTTTTTCTCCCATTTTTTTAGATTCAAATGTGACTGACAAACCACCGGAGCGCTTGTAAAGAAGAATCATGAAACATTTGTGCTAAATATCACTGAACTTTATAGGAGGTTTATTGGTCTTCCCCAATTTATGTCGATTtgacttttatttacaatatatacGTCTAAGGTTCTACATCGGATTATGTACGTCAGATTACCATGAGGGCTGATGAGTCGTCTACATAACAGCCAGATTATTAGTCGGTATTTTAATTCAGATTAGATCATATGTAGATTTTGAATGCTGTAGGTCAAAGCAGAAGTCCATTTGCGAATCCTTTATGTcctttatgtaaaaaaaaaaaaatctgatcggTCATCTGGGCATAGCAGGCTGATGGGGGCGGAGTCTCACAATGGCACCCCATCTGAGAGGTCAGAGTGGGTGGAGCCGTAACTGGTGAGAGTGAGCTCCGTGACGACTGGTGGGTTGGGGTTCTTCGtaacctgtttttttattaaagattaaaaacacaataattaaTGATATCATCCTATACACAAAAGActgagattagattagattagattagattcaactttattgtcgtTACACATGCACGAGTACAAGGCAAACGAAATGCGGATGTCAACGTGCTTCAGGGTCTGAGGTTTTAACTTACGTCGTCAAACTTCTTTCCACTGTAGACCTCGTTCTTATCGATAAACGTCAACATGATCCAATCGCAGATGATGGAGCActaagagagaaaagaaataggaAGGGTGGAGAGATGAACGATCAGTTCTCGCCATAAAAGCGTGTATAGGAGTTTTTAATCCTTTTAGCATCATCAAAGTAGATACTTACTATTCCCACTGAGGTCATGGCTGTGACCGCATTGATGATGGTCGGGATGAGGCTAAATTTTCCTGCCTGAAAAAGAATAAAGCATTTTTCAAGTGTAACTAATGGATGCGGTGCAATCTTGGAGCCCTATTTATAACTCTTATCTTATTATCCTAAAACATTTTATAGGAAAACGATCAATGACAAGATTTCGTTTCGTGGACTGatatgaaatgtatttattgttatCATACTGACAGTGCTACTGTAAGAAAATTAAACGATGAGGGCGAAGATCGCAAGGAAGGAGTAGTTTATTCCAGCGTTGCAGCGTCAAAATACGTCATGTACTTCGGGTTCATCTGAGTCAAGAAGAACACAGGACAATTTCTGctcaaacatttggccatatgtCTTTATATCACCACATTGTATGTTTTATCCCATTACTGTTACATTTGTgctggcacggtggcttagtggttagcacgtttgtctcacacctctagggttgggggttcgattcccacctccgcctcgtgtgtgtggagtttgcatgttccccccgtgcctcgggggtttcctccgggtactccggtttccttccctggtccaaagacatgcatggtaggttgattggcatctctgggaaattgtccatagtgtgtgagtgaatgagagtgtgtgtgtgtgccctgtgataggttggcactccatccagggtgtatcctgccttgatgcccgttgATGCCTCacggctccccgtgacccgaggtagttcggataagcggtagaagattgTGGAATGTTCATAGGTCTGCATGTtcctgtgatttatttatttatttattttatttgttcccTCACCAGCTAGTTTTTTAATAAGATCTGGTATTGCTACGTTCGTTACGTGCGCTCACAGCGTcaaatgcatggtaggttgattggcatctcacgGCGACATGACAAATTTGAGAGAAGTTTCACTTTATGCATGAAGGGCAGCGACTTCTGATGGGAATGAAAAGGGTAGAGTAAATCAGGAAATCTGATTTGTAATGAAAAGTGACATACTAGCTGCGTAGCTGCGCcacccactgctccgtgtgatTGCTATGGCAACCAGAAGTAGGAACTAGCAAATGTAGCATTACAGCTTTATCTCTGTTCCatagcactgacactggagactccttccactaaattgctgttactatggaaacagaCAATCGTATATACGATCACGTCGATATCCTTCGGTAATAAAAAGCAGGCATTTGTACAATCACGTCAATGTAATCATGTAATAACTATaaataccttctgaccaattagatttgagaattcagcagcgctgtgatatattataattatcatataggacaaaaaaatattttaataaatcagcCAAATAATatagcagagaaaaaaaattaaatcttgatttaaatttttcatttattattattattattattattattattattattattattattattattaataataataaaaacaacaatagcaattattattattattattattattattattattattattattattattatagcaacaACCAGTTCACAGTCACAGTGTATAATGCAGTCCATCAGGTAAAGAGCTTTCAGTAATCTCATCTTACATGGCCGTGTACGATGACATCCAAACGAATCCCGAACGCTTTTATAAGTGATCTGTACTCCACTCCGTTCTTGTAGTAGTACTTGGCAAacctggggggaaaaaactatATACTAAATATTTAGAGGAAATTCCTgaataatgaacaaaatgtaTCTAAGCCGTTTATATACATGTTTACATCTGCTTTCATATCCACTGtgaaaactacagtatatagcgGTGGAgtttgctgctgttttgttgtgtctatgttcagtattgaatgtctttggcatgtctcactccacagtggtgtttaatgtgaagctcatatacagtacagaacaaaagtttggacacaccttccaaaagtttggacacaccaccttttcaacaggacaatgaccccaaacacacctccaggctgtgtaagggctatttgaccatgaaggagagtgatggggtgctgcaccagatgacctggcctccacagtcaccggacctgaacccgatcgagatggtttggggtgagcaggaccacagagtgaaggcaaaagggccaacaagtgctaagcatctctgggaactccttcaagactgttagaagaccatttcaggtgacgacctcttgaagctcatcaagagaatgccaagagtgtgcaaagcagtaatcaaagcaaaaggtggctactttagaagaacctagaatatgacatattttcagttgtttcacacttttttgttatgtacgtatataattccacacgtgttaattcatagttttgatgccttcagtgtgaatctacaattttcatagtcatgaaaataaagaaaactctgaatgagaaggtgtgtgtccaaacttttggtctgtactgtatatatattgtctttcataaatatttttgtttttccctaGAATACTAGACTAATTTTCTTcaacacagatgtttgtatcttcaaagtaaactgtgatatcaaacccatttctgctctctgagatgcccaaAGTATTTGTTAATAAgaatctaaaatttgaaggggTTTAaacttcaaccactaaaattcagtgtaagtttatcaacagagggaaaagtCCTGACTTATTTTACATCAGattcagaaagaaaataattcattagtttatactgattaaaaataagTTTGATTCCACCGGCAGAATGAAATCAAGTCTACTGGTAAAAAAGGGTTTAACGtctggtttaaaaacaaaaacaaatagatGGATGATTCCTGGTGTATCttgtttttaaacagaattttCCAACTTCCCATATAACTGCAATTGTACAAAATCTAAAGATGACATCAGATCAGAGAGCCGCTGTTCTGATACAGATCCAAGTAACCGCCCTTATGCGAGGAAGCTCGTTGTTTCACAGCACTTGAAATACTGACAgaatttatacataaatatatttattataaaattagatGATGTCACTGAAATTTTGTCCACGGTTAATGTTTCCGTTATATATATCTGTACTATACTggtaaacattttaatacactaaaaaaatttttttaaaaactgggTCTGGGTCGGTCGCATGGACCACCTGGGTCTGGGTCGGTCGCAAGGACCACCTGGGTCTGGGTCGGTCTCATGGACCACCTGGGTCTGGGTCGGTCTCATGGACCACCTGGGTCTGGGTCGGTCTCATGGACCAACTGGGTCTGGGTCAGTTGCATGGGCCACCAGGATCTGGGTCGGTCACATGGACCACCAGGATCTGGGTCGGTCACATGGACCACCGGGATCTGGGTCGGTCGCATGGACCACCTGGGTCTGGGTCGGTCGCATGGACCACCTGGGTCTAGGTCGGTCGCATGGACCACCTGGGTCTGGGTCAGTCACATGGATCGTCTGGGTCAGTCGCATGGACCAGCTGGGTCTGGGTCAGTCGCATGGAACACCGGGGTCTGGGTCAATCGCATGGACCACCTTGGTCTGGGTCGGTCGCATGGACCACATGGGTCTGGGTCGGTCGCATGGACCACCTGGGTCTGGGTCCTTCACATGGATCGTCTGGGTCAGTCGCATGGACCAGCTGGGTCTGGGTCAGTCGCATGGAACACCGGGGTCTGGGTCAGTCGCATGGACCGCCAGGGAACATACAAATAGACAAGCAGTATGAATGATATATTTCCAGAATAGTTAGAGGCTGATTGAGGAGAGTCGTGCTGTACCTGTAGTGGTAACCCGAGCTGGTCAGGGTTTTCCTAAGGTCTAACCTCCGGAACGAGTAAGTAGGAACGCATTCCGAAGGATCGACATCAAAGTCGCAGTTCCAGTTAATAAAAGCTCCGATCACTCCGCCCTGAAGAAGAGGAAAATTACTtcagtaataatgacacactGAGTTTCCCAAAGCCATTTTGCAGGAATTGTTTTAAttcatgtataaataaatgtttagattCAGGTTGTGTCACACCACCtggtcattgattattttcctataactgcaTACCCCCAAGCTCATGAATAAACTGCAGTAGGTTGTACAGTGGTTAGTGTTGGACTACCAACTGGGAGGTTGTGAGTCCAAACCCCGGTTCGTTATCTGCTtccgctgggcccctgagcaaggcccttaatcctcagttgCTAAGTTATAATATGTAAattggataaggatgtctgccagattttttaaatctaatggTATATTTATTCCAGTTATCATCTTAAGTTACTGAATGGTGAAGAAACGTATTTAGTTTTGTTTACCAACATGGTCAAAGGTCAGGTTTGAGCCTTAAAAGATAAACACAAGAAAAGATTAAAGAAgtctctatatacagtacagaccaaaagtttggacacaccttccaaaagtttggacacaccaccttttcaacaggacaatgaccccaaacacacctccaggctgtgtaagggctatttgaccatgaaggagagtgatggggtgctgcaccagatgacctggcctccacagtcaccggacctgaaccctgatcgagatggtttggggtgagctggacctcagagtgaaggcaaaagggccaacaagtgctaagcatctctgggaactccttcaagactgttagaagaccatttcaggtgacgacctcttgaagctcatcaagagaatgccaagagtgtgcaaagcagtaatcagagcaaaaggtggctactttagaagaacctagaatatgacatattttcagttgtttcacactttttgttatgtacgtatataattccacacgtgttaattcatagttttgatgccttcagtgtgaatctacaattttcatagtcatgaaaataaagaaaactctttggatgagaaggggtgtccaaacttttggtctgtactgtaaatgaatCCTGAAGTCTGTTGTTTGGTACCTttaatgttgattattttcctataaccgCACACCCCGTTTGTTCCGGTTATCACTTAAGCTCCGGTAGCTGTAACCAGTCGACGTGTGTGAAGTAAAGACGTTTATTAAATTGTACGAATCGcaggtttgttttcttttctccccgAATTTCCCCTTAGTTAAGCTCttgaatttatttacaaaaagtgGACATTTTATCCATAGCTTCTGATCTAATAAGTGCTGACTCACAGTTTTGCAGAGTTCGCTGAATTTCTCTCGAGCCTGATGGGCGATGTATCCGAGTCTGAACACGGGGCAGTAGGGGTTGGTCTCGGGGTGGTAATGACACCGCAGGAGCTTCTTCGGCTTCCTTGGTTTGATGTTCACCCTTCAGCGATGGAGAAAATTGAGTTTTTTTTGCcattgaatgttttttaatgcaGGCTGTTGCGTGTGTTTACAATTCGGAGGTGGTTCTATGGAAACCGGTGCCTTTGTAATGCTTGGACTCCTTCTGGCTTCCTCTGAAAAAGGTTACTATGATAAAactattttctttttccccacaaactacacaacacaagTATGTTATACGAAcgttaaataatattatatatttaatattatatattataataatatatttaaataaatctaaatgttgtcttcaggacaaaaacctcctcGTCGATACACAGATGTCAGATTGTATCCGAccgtagaaaggacattattcataataacactgtggtgtttataacaggttataatcacaccctcctgtGTCActtaaatgaggatgaggttcacttttgagtctggttcctctcaaggtttcttcctcttccatctaaaggagtttttcctcaccacagacACCTCAGGCTccctcattagggataaatacaaacacatttaaatataaatctaatattaatctttctactatatttcttatgatctttaaagctgctttgagacgatgccCAAATCGTTACACGAATaaatctgtacatttatatctgtttatttatctattcacGCTTACTTCTGTATTATCTgtttacatggtgtgtgtgtgtttgtgtgtgtgtgtgtgtgcgtgtgtgtgacatagagagagagattgtgcaCACACATATCCCTTCActtgtatgtggaagagggttgAGTGttcatttggtttttttttctccagagtgtgttttatttctactcTGTGATGTAACTGTGTGAAAAGATGTGATTGGTTGTTTTCACGTATCATGGAactatcacttttttttctaaccAGCCTTCATATCCGTCAGGTTGGTGGTTGATCCGAGAGCTGGCTGACGGCTGGGAATCATCCAACTTGACTGGAATTCAGGAGACTCACCTGAGCACTTTGAACTTCGGGAAGTGGATGGAGTTCCTTATGAAGACGGTGAAGTTGATGGCTTCTTCCAGCGGTGGCTCTCTGTGGAAACAAAACGAAAACAAATCGCAGACttattcttttttgttgttgttgttgttgtttttatccgTTTGTTTTGAACTATAGAACACAGCATACAAAATCGCACTCACATCTCCGCTGCGACTTCCTCGATCGGACACCAGCTCTTGATCTCGCAGGTTTTAAAGGTGTAATTATAGTAAGGCACACAGTGGCCTGTTCTCTGACCTGTAATGAAAGGCGAGGGTTAATGAAACCTTATTACCTTAGAGGGTAATAAGGGAGTTCCTCAGAGGTTCTTTAGATAGCTGAAGGTTAACTGAAGCTGAAGTTGGTTTGATTATTTTCTGGATTATTCCCTGATGTTGAATGAATTGCTAcagtttatttatctatctatctatctatctatctatctatctatctatctatctatctatctatctatctatctatctatctatctatctatctatctatctatctatctatctacttacctacctacctacctacctacctacctacctacctacctatctatctatctatctatctatctatctatctatctatctatctatctatctatctatctatctatctatctatctatctatctatctagagtAGCAGAGACCCTGGAGTTTATCCCAGGTGAGGCAGgttgcacacatacacacacacatttgtggacagtttagagatgccaatcaaccaccagtgcatgtctttggacagagagaggaaactgaagaacccggaggaaatccCAAAGCAGGGAAAACATACAAACAGATGGCAGAGTCAGGAGTCAAACCTCTGACCACAGAGCTGTGATACAAAAAAGCTCATTATTCAGTCCTTGTTCAGTCCTGGAATCCTCACCATGACTGTCGAAGTCCAGCTCGCCCGGGACGCAGTCTGCATCCGATGTGCAGTTTGCATTCGGGATGTTGAAATGcttagtaaacacacacacacacatgcacaaagcaGCAAGTAGCATCAGAACACGACTGATGTGTGTTCAGTTGTTAAAATTACACaaagtcattcattaattaagGTCTTGGGTTTATATCTGTCCTGAAATATACATGACCTGGATACTAGTGTGATTtgagaaataagattaaaatgttgtgtgtgtgtgtgtgtgtgtgtgtgtgtgtgtgtgtgtgtgtgtgtgtgtgtgtgtgtgtgtgtgtgtgtgtgtgtgtgtgtgtacgtatatgtgtgtgtgggtttaccTCAGCACACGTGCTCTGTCTTTGGTTGTGTGTCACCTCCCTTCTCAGTATAGTACTGATGACATCACCACCCtgggaaataaatacaaagaagtcTGAGAGGAGAACAAGAACCAGTTTTtccacacgtgtgtgtgtgtgtgtgtgcgtgtgtgtgtgtgtgtgtgtgtgtgtgtgtgtgtgagtgtgtgtttgttcatttcacaTTATCTCACAGCatttttacagaagtatagaaactataaataaaaaaaataataataaaatgtataaagttaACATTAAGTTACTATTAACATTAAGCTACTTTAAGTTTATGGTGTTGAGGAAAAACCCTCTGagaagatatgaggaagaaaccttgagaggaacccgactcagaagggaacctcatcctcatttgggtgacactggacagtaaataaggtcagtttgtgtgttgtgttgtgttgtgttgtgttgtgttgtgttgtgttgtgttgtgttgtgttgtgtcttgtCTCCTCTCTCACCTCAGAAGGCTTGGCGTACTCGGTCGTGTCCTGTACGCTGTCTCCCAGTATGGCCACTCCTCTCATCTCAGTGTAGACAGAACTCTCTGGACGGTCCTCGGTGTCCTGATACGCCTTCTGACTGATGAACACATACCTGTGGCCAGGAAGCATAGACGATAACTAATGATTTAACACCTGAGGATATTCTTAATAGTAAGATAATGGATGATGTGAAGACGTGAAGACGTGATGAAGCTCACTGAGCTCATGTTGCTCCAGTCACCTCACATTCAACACAACAAACTGTCACATTCATTCTGTTCACACTATTCCAAAGAATGATGTGAAGATTTTATCCAGTTATCTAACAGGGGCCTGGGGATGCTCTGGGCTGGGGCAAATTCAGTGCAGtgtgcaatcacacacacacacacacacaccctcacacaccctcacacactctcatgcacatacacacacactctcatgcacatacactctctcacaaacaaacacacactcacacacacacacacacacacacacacacacaccctcatacactctcacgcactcacacatgcacacacatactcacacacactctcacacacacaaacacacactcacacaccctcaaaCACTCTcacgtactcacacacacacacacacacacacacacacacacacacacgttcacacacgtacaccctcacacactctcactcactcactcactcacacactctcactcactcacacacactcaaacaaacacactctcactcactcacacacacactcactcacacacgcacacaccctcacacactctcactcactcacactctcacacacacaaacacacactcacacaaacacactcacacatgcacacacacacacacacacgcacacaccctttcacactgtcactcactcacacacactctcacacgcacaaacacacacacacacacacacacacaccctctcacacactttctttctttctttctttctttctttctttctttctttctttctttctttctttttattaagtttatttttatgatatttccaataattttgtaaaatcagtaaaatactgtaaatcaGCTTCGTATTTATTCGTTCAGCAGTTTAACTTAAAGATCTttctgagttaaaaaaaaaaacagaacattttttaaaactacaCTTAAAAATCTATGTCTTTGAttcaattaattcattcattcattattgtGTGGAAATTGTTTCCATGCTTTTCTGGATTCGGCCTCACTCCAGTATTAATAAATGGAAAGGAAAGAGTTCATAAAAACAGTAGGAAGGTGTTAATATGAACAAATCATCCAGTTCCCTCGGTTCACTTTGTTCAGtaactgaaaaacaaatgacagactgcacctttaaccTTCTCAGTCCTGTGTAACACTGTAATACGTGTCTTTATCCCAGTAAACACCGCGTCTGGGTTACAGACATGAACAAAGAGCAGCACTTACTGTGAGTCTAATGGCAGTCAGGAATGAAATTGAATTTTCTTCATTAAATTGCTCTTTCACGACGCCGTTAATTCATTTCTcagaacaccgactgaacctgAGAATAAAGCTCGTGGTCTGtactattatttaaaac encodes:
- the p2rx2 gene encoding P2X purinoceptor 2, which gives rise to MGFFKFFKEFFLDFWDYETPKIMIVKNRRLGVIYRSVQLLVITYFIWYVFISQKAYQDTEDRPESSVYTEMRGVAILGDSVQDTTEYAKPSEGGDVISTILRREVTHNQRQSTCAEHFNIPNANCTSDADCVPGELDFDSHGQRTGHCVPYYNYTFKTCEIKSWCPIEEVAAEIEPPLEEAINFTVFIRNSIHFPKFKVLRVNIKPRKPKKLLRCHYHPETNPYCPVFRLGYIAHQAREKFSELCKTGGVIGAFINWNCDFDVDPSECVPTYSFRRLDLRKTLTSSGYHYRFAKYYYKNGVEYRSLIKAFGIRLDVIVHGHAGKFSLIPTIINAVTAMTSVGICSIICDWIMLTFIDKNEVYSGKKFDDVTKNPNPPVVTELTLTSYGSTHSDLSDGVPL